The DNA region TGTCTATATGTTTAGTCCTCTCATGGAAAATTGGTGAGTTGCAATTTGTATGGAAGCTTTGCTGTCACAGCTAAAATGGTGTTGCCACAGTAATTCCTAACTCTGAGAATAATCCAAACAACCAAGTAATTTGAGCAACAGTTGAGGCCATACTTCTGAACTCAGCCTCAGCAGAACTTCTAGATACAGTCTTTTGCTTCTTTGACTTCCATGAAACTAAAGTATCACCAAATTTTACCACATAGCCTGTTACTGACTTCCTTGATGCTATACAAGATCCCCAGTCTGAGTCACAGTATGATGTTAGCTTGTTTCCTCCTGAAGATGGCATGAACAACCCAACGCCTGGTGTGCCCTTTATGTATTTTACAACTCTCAATGCAGCTTCTAAATGAGATTGTTTTGGATCATGCATATATTGACTCAGGACCTGTACAACAAAGTCAAGATCAGGCCTAGTCATAATCAAATATAACAACCTTCCGACTATTCTTTGATAGCAACCTTTGTCTTCAAGTTGCCTGTCATTTACAAAAGTGGTCTGTTGTTCTTATCATTTTCTGATGCATTTTCACTGATAATAGAATCATGTGCCACAGATGTAAGCTTATGGTTGAGTTCTAAGGGTGTAATAGTTGGTTTACTTCCTGATAATCCCAACTCAGACACTAGTTCTGGAGAGTATTTTCTTTGACACATATGTATCCCTTTCTCTGATCTAGAGAACTCTATACCAAGGAAATATTTTAATTCCCCTAAATCCTTCATTGTGAACTTGGTTTGAAGATCCAACCTAACCTTCTTAATAAGAGGTAAGCTGCTCCTAGTCACCAAaagatcatcaacatatactaatACTAACAAGATCTCAGTACCAACTGTTTGAGTGAATAATGAATAGTCATAATGAGATTGCTTGAATCCCAGATCTACTAGTGCTTGTGTAAGTTTGAGATTCCATTGCCTAGGTGCTTGCTTTAGTCCATACAAGGACTTGTGAAGTTTGCACACCATTGTACTACACCCCCCTGGCTTGAAAAGCTATTTGGCACCTTATACACATCTTTCACTAGGTCACCTTACAAAAAAGCATTGTGGACATCCATTTGGAAAATATACCATTGAGATCCAGCAGCTAAAGCAACTACTGATCTAACAGTCACCATTTTGGCAACAAAACTGAGAGTCTCTTTATagtcaagcccttcttgttgagAGTACCCTTTTTCCATAAGTCTGGTTTTaaactgtaacacctcgtaccctAACTAGTCTACGTTCATGATtcgggacttagaaaccaagacaaAAGTGTTAGAACTGGAAAATTTGGCCTCAAGAAGTCAATTGTACTTTTTATGACCAAAGTACGGGGTGTACAATGGTGGGCGT from Lycium barbarum isolate Lr01 chromosome 10, ASM1917538v2, whole genome shotgun sequence includes:
- the LOC132612825 gene encoding uncharacterized mitochondrial protein AtMg00810-like — encoded protein: MTRPDLDFVVQVLSQYMHDPKQSHLEAALRVVKYIKGTPGVGLFMPSSGGNKLTSYCDSDWGSCIASRKSVTGYVVKFGDTLVSWKSKKQKTVSRSSAEAEFRSMASTVAQITWLFGLFSELGITVATPF